One Zeugodacus cucurbitae isolate PBARC_wt_2022May chromosome 3, idZeuCucr1.2, whole genome shotgun sequence genomic region harbors:
- the LOC128920457 gene encoding uncharacterized protein LOC128920457, with product MPNDDYKVVIKADKRPSGTHERTFNAPTVDEVAILIVGEQLEKRDIVLTRRDTGQLQQISETHRSYDALQYPLMFWQGEDGYYFNIKMINPLNGEETTKKVSSMNYYAYRLMIRQNADNYLLRFRRLFQQYCVDMYVKIETERLTFIRLNQAKLRSGEYIHLRDAVSTEGNAANIGRLTILPATYIGRSRHMHEYAQDAMTYVRHYGRPDLFITFTCNPKWIEITQLLLPGQTSNDRHDITARIFRQKIRSLMNFIVKQRVFGDTRCWMYSIEWQKRGLPHAHILIWLVERIQPDQIDDIICAEIPDHEVDPDLHDVVTTNMIHGPCGAINPQSPCMVDGKCSKRYPRKLTAETVTGNDGYPLYRRRSPDDNGRTVTTKVKRMDFVVDNSWIVPYSPLISKTFKTHCNVEYCNSVKSIKYICKYVTKGSDMAVFGLQSSNTNDEISRYQVGRYVNCNEAIWCIFAFPIHERHPTVIHLAVHLENGQRVYFTASNATQRAETPPATTLTSFFAICQSDQFALTLLYSEMPRYYTWNASSKNFQRRKQGDAVSGYPDVRSTDALGRMYTVHPKNDECFYLRLLLVNVRGPTSFETLRTVNGVIFPTYRAACEELNLLENDTHWDTTIAEAIISASPSQIRTLFAIIISTCFPSNPCNLWHKYKDSMSEDILHQSRVSSRNHDIEMNEEIHNRALLLIKDMCYLICGNLLIRLGMPAPNREMNDAFNRELEREREYDHQELDLVVQRNVPLLNYQQKEVYDTLMKAIADEDGGLYFLDAPGGTCKTFLMSLVLATVRARSNIAVAVASSGIAATLLEGCRTAHSAFKLPLNLQTIEEPTCNIAKHSAMAKVLATSKIIIWDECTMAHKRALEALNRTLKDLRNDSRCFGGAMILLSGDFRQILPVIPRSTVADEINACLKSSNLWRYVKKLQLTTKMRVTLLNDTSAEDFSEQLLTIGNGQVPVDESSGLISFPNNFCNFVSSKDELINNVFPNIISNYKNNEWLSERAILAAKNKDVDDLNYIIQNKIIGTMHSFKSIDCVTNEDEATNYPIEFLNSLDVPGLPPHNLRLKVGSVVIMLRNINQPKLCNGTRLVVSKLMNNVIYATIMIGKFKGEEVLIPRIPMSPTDMPFEFKRLQFPIRLAFAMTINKSQGQSLKVCGLNLEHSCFSHGQLYVACSRVGRPSALFVFAPDNKTKNVVYHKVLK from the exons ATGCCAAATGATGACTATAAAGTTGTCATCAAAGCAGATAAACGACCATCTGGAACACACGAACGCACATTTAATGCTCCAACAGTAGACGAAGTTGCCATCCTGATTGTTGGTGAACAATTGGAAAAACGCGATATTGTGCTTACACGTCGCGATACTGGGCAACTGCAACAAATATCGGAAACTCATCGATCATATGACGCATTGCAATACCCACTGATGTTTTGGCAAGGAGAAGatggatattattttaatattaaaatgataaatCCATTGAATG gtgAAGAAACTACAAAGAAAGTTAGCTCAATGAATTATTATGCATATCGTTTGATGATTCGTCAAAATGCTGACAACTATTTGCTGCGGTTTCGTCGATTGTTTCAGCAGTATTGCGTTgacatgtatgtaaaaatagaaACGGAACGTTTAACATTTATTAGGTTGAACCAAGCCAAACTGCGTTCTGGGGAGTACATCCATTTACGTGATGCAGTTAGTACTGAAGGAAATGCAGCTAATATTGGTCGATTAACTATTCTGCCGGCGACGTACATTGGTAGATCAcgtcatatgcatgaatatgcaCAAGATGCAATGACATATGTTCGTCATTACGGCCGGCCAGATCTCTTTATTACTTTTACCTGTAATCCAAAATGGATAGAAATTACTCAATTGCTGCTTCCCGGACAAACATCAAATGATAGACACGACATCACAGCACGTATATTCAGGCAAAAAATTCGGTCCCTGATGAACTTTATTGTTAAACAACGCGTCTTTGGAGATACTCGATGCTGGATGTATTCAATCGAATGGCAAAAGCGAGGCCTGCCGCACGCACACATTCTTATTTGGTTAGTGGAAAGAATTCAGCCTGACCAAATAGATGATATCATATGTGCCGAGATTCCTGATCATGAAGTCGATCCAGACCTACATGATGTTGTTACTACTAATATGATTCATGGACCGTGTGGTGCCATCAACCCCCAATCACCTTGCATGGTCGATGGAAAGTGCTCTAAACGATATCCACGGAAATTAACGGCGGAGACTGTCACTGGCAACGATGGGTATCCGCTGTATCGGCGTCGATCACCAGATGACAACGGTCGAACTGTCACAACGAAAGTGAAAAGAATGGATTTCGTTGTCGACAACAGTTGGATTGTTCCATATTCGCCACTTATTTCTAAAACGTTCAAGACACATTGCAACGTTGAATACTGCAATTCAGTTAagtccataaaatatatttgcaaatatgtcACGAAAGGCAGTGATATGGCGGTTTTTGGATTGCAATCCTCGAATACCAACGATGAAATTTCACGCTATCAAGTTGGTCGTTATGTGAACTGTAATGAAGCGATTTGGTGTATATTCGCATTTCCCATTCACGAACGTCATCCTACTGTTATACATTTGGCGGTGCATCTAGAGAATGGTCAACGAGTATATTTCACGGCTTCGAATGCTACGCAACGTGCTGAAACACCTCCAGCAACTACATTGACCAGTTTTTTTGCAATCTGCCAAAGCGATCAGTTTGCACTAACTTTGCTTTACTCGGAGATGCCACGTTATTATACTTGGAATGCTTCATCCAAGAATTTTCAAAGACGGAAGCAAGGTGATGCGGTTTCTGGGTATCCAGATGTGCGTTCTACTGATGCTCTTGGTCGTATGTATACAGTTCATCCAAAGAATGatgaatgtttctatttgcggtTGTTGCTGGTAAATGTGCGTGGGCCAACTTCATTTGAGACACTACGAACTGTTAATGGTGTAATATTCCCAACATATCGTGCTGCATGTGAAGAATTGAACTTATTAGAAAACGATACCCATTGGGATACGACAATCGCTGAAGCCATTATCTCTGCATCTCCAAGTCAGATACGCACATTATTCGCTATCATAATTTcgacatgttttccatcaaaccCATGTAACCTGTGGCACAAATACAAGGATAGTATGTCAGAAGATATTTTACATCAAAGTCGTGTCAGTTCCAGAAATCACGATATTGAGATGAATGAGGAGATACATAATCGTGCTTTACTCTTGATCAAAGATATGTGTTACCTCATATGCGGTAATTTATTAATCAGGTTAGGAATGCCAGCGCCAAATCGTGAAATGAATGACGCATTTAATCGAGAATTGGAACGGGAACGTGAATATGATCACCAGGAATTAGATTTAGTAGTTCAAAGGAATGTACCCCTGTTGAATTACCAACAAAAGGAAGTTTATGATACTTTAATGAAGGCAATCGCTGATGAAGATGGTGGTTTATATTTCCTAGATGCCCCTGGTGGAACTTGCAAGACATTCCTTATGTCATTAGTTTTAGCAACTGTTCGGGCGAGATCCAACATAGCGGTTGCAGTTGCTTCTTCTGGAATAGCAGCCACATTGTTAGAAGGATGCCGTACGGCTCATTCAGCATTCAAATTACCGTTAAATCTTCAAACTATTGAAGAACCAACGTGTAATATTGCAAAACACTCAGCAATGGCCAAAGTTTTAGCGACATCGAAAATCATCATCTGGGACGAATGCACAATGGCGCATAAACGTGCATTAGAAGCACTTAACCGAacattaaaagatttacgcaatGACTCGAGATGTTTTGGAGGAGCAATGATTTTACTGTCTGGCGATTTCCGCCAAATACTGCCAGTAATTCCAAGATCTACGgttgccgacgaaataaacgcttGCCTCAAATCGTCAAATCTATGGCGCTATGTGAAGAAACTGCAGCTGACAACAAAAATGAGAGTTACATTGCTTAATGATACATCTGCTGAAGATTTCTCGGAGCAATTGCTGACTATCGGTAATGGTCAAGTACCTGTCGATGAATCGAGCGGATTAATatcatttccaaataatttctgtaattttgtctcATCAAAAGACGAACTTATCAACAATgtatttccaaatattatttctaactacaaaaataatgaatggttGAGTGAGCGAGCAATTTTAGCGGCTAAGAATAAAGATGTAGATGACCTGAActacataattcaaaataagaTCATTGGAACAATgcattcattcaaatctattgaCTGCGTCACAAATGAAGATGAAGCCACCAACTatccaattgaatttttaaactctttggACGTGCCTGGCTTACCACCGCACAATTTACGCCTAAAGGTTGGCTCCGTAGTAATCATGCTTCGAAACATAAACCAACCAAAACTGTGCAACGGTACGCGTTTGGTGGTTAGTAAATTGATGAACAATGTAATTTACGCTACGATAATGATAGGAAAATTCAAAGGTGAGGAAGTTCTCATTCCGAGGATCCCGATGAGCCCAACCGatatgccgtttgaatttaaaagACTTCAATTTCCGATACGTCTTGCATTTGCAATGACAATCAACAAATCACAAGGCCAATCCTTAAAAGTTTGTGGTTTAAATCTAGAACattcatgtttttcccatggtcaATTATACGTGGCATGTTCACGGGTCGGAAGACCATCtgcgttgtttgtttttgcgcctgataataaaacaaaaaatgtcgtGTATCACAAGGTGCTTAAGTGA